AAATATTGCTACATGTTTTAAAGCTTATCTCTTTATCACTTATTATCTTTTCCACCAAATTCAAACAATCCTTCTAATATCCTAGCTCTTCCGGCTtgcactactagaaaactagttattacagacggatattttcgacggattttatccTACGGAAATACAGAgggaatttcagagggattttttgtcggaaaataaaaaaataaattagcataaattacaaacGGAAAAgggaatccgtcgataattccgtcgaaaaaattaattttttttccgtGAAAAATGGTTACaaacggaaaatccgtctgtaaataaataaacaaaacgctgcgttttattaaattattacagacggaaaatctgtctgtaatttaaattttcGGTCGGAAATATCGAGGTAACCCTAATTTTATCACCACCCATTCACACTCTATTCACACTCATCCCTCGAACGTTTCCAGTAGCCCTCATCCCTCGAACTCTTCTCCTCCGGTAGAAGGTGGTGTCGCCGCCGGCGGGGACAGACCGTGGGTGCCCTCGTCATCTGGAGAAGCTCTACTCGGCCCTCTTCGCATCGTTCCTCCTCGTCTCGCCGTCGCACGAAGTTCTGAGTTGAGCTCGTGGCGTGCCGTCGCGAAGGGTTCCTCCCCTCCTCGCCATCCATTGTTTCTGATTCTCTGCTCCTCGCCGGTTTGTGATTTTGTGATTTAATCTCTGCTCCTCGCCTTCGTTGTTTTTGATTTTGTGATTTCATTTCCGATTTTGTGATTTAATCTTTGCTTCCTTTAATTCTCAAAGGTGCTTGATCTGTAGTTTTgcctgttttttattttttattcatattaatttctTGTATTGTTTGCTTGATGGAGTATATTTTCTTTTACGATGATacgctttttttctttttttcaacttttttattttccgatttgatttttgatttattttggggTTGATGGATGATGCTGCTAATCACTTAACTTTACTTGATTCATGCATCCAGCCATATCCAGTGAGGGAAAGGTTTTGATGTTGTCATGATAGGTTTTAGTGAATTACATCATAGTTTGATTTTATTACTAGCTACTTGGGTTTGTGATCATCCAAGATTATCCCTCTCCATGTGAAAGAATAACTTCCTCGCAAATGAGATTAGGAGAAGACTCTTCCATTAAAATGACAGCTTTTTTCCAAATTGATATATTAAAATGACAAATTTCAGCATGAAAGTTAAATGCACCAGAGAATTGGCCAATTAATTTTAGATGCAAAGTGACCTAATCTCCTAACCTCattttattgtgttttttagTAAAGTGTAGATCTAAAACACTTTGATATCAGAAAATACGCATTCAAATTTAAAGCCTGATAGTTTATTTCTAACACAGGTTGGAGAAGGTGGCACCCAACTTTCTGGAGGACAGAAGCAGAGAATTGCTATAGCTGATTGGGAGTAGCAAAGGTGGTTGAGAACGACATGTTTGTTTTGATGAACAAAGAACGAACATGTATGCTCTCTATGCTCCCATCCTTTTCATTCTCTCCTTCCCCTTTGTTTAATTTTGATTATTGCTTGTTCCCTACTGCAATTAAAAGGAAGCTAAGCTAAGCTAAGCTAAAATACTGTAAGTAATGCTTTATAATCTCTTTTTGACACTTTTTTTGTTGGCATTAtgctatatttatttatatttttttttgctgttgtaaagattaattttttattcagaAATTGAATACTGTTGTCTGTACTTCACTTATGGATACTGCTTTGGTGTGGAGTTGACTATTGATAACATCATAGCTGAGTACTTCTGTGACAGATTCAATCTCAAGCTGCACACTGTTGGGATCATTGCTGCCAGTTTCGGATTGGCGAATCTTTTCTCCAGGCCCGGTGGAGGGTTCATATCTGATGCAGTTTCAAAGAGGTTTGGAATGAGGGGTAGGCTCTGGGCCTTGTGGCTTTGCCAAACATTCGCTGGTGTCCTCACCTATGCCAGTTGCTTCCTTGCAGATAGTCAGAGTTCAACAGCAACCACCTTAAGATGCTGTTTTGCTCTTAATAGGTACATAGTGTTTTGCTATTAATACGCTAGTTGCTCTTTATAGATTTGGGTTCCATgtttcttatttatttgtttctttatttACTTATTTGAAGTTTGAAATTGGATTGCAAGACAAGGAGAATGTTTGAGGAAAAGGGGTGTTACAGGTTACAGGCAGGAGAGACAGAGCCAAGCCTCTGCCATTCAAGATGGATTCTAGCGGCCCATGGGTCTTTGCCAGAGCTAATGAAGGGAACCCAAGAGTCAGATCCAAGTTTATTGCACCATGTTATTATATGAACAAGGTACTTACTCTCCTTCTtgcttttaaattcaattttgacTATATAAAGGATTATTAACTGCTTCAAAGTAAGAGACTTAATATAATTTCATGACTAAGCTAGGTTTCTAAAATGGAAGTAAGAAATTATTACGTCTCTGCTGTGTTATATATTTCTCTGAATCTTCCCGAAAATAAAAGCAAACCAACCCATTGATCAAATTTAAATGTTTTTCAAGGTTCAAGCACGCAATGTATGTTTAtccatttatttttattatctctcATCAACAATAATAAGAAAgcaatatttgaatttgaaatcaATATCTACAATTTCATGCGGCCAGTAATTCATTTATTCATGATACTATATTACTATATTCCTAGCTAGTATAGGTTTAGTGTTCACTTGATTGCAGGGCTTGTTAAGTTATTAATTAATCATACTTGTTCACTTGATTTCACTCCTTCTCTGTCTGCTGTAAGTTCTAACATAACCTTTTTAATAAATTGAGATCATAATATatattttctaaattaattaaGCGAATGAATCTAGTCTTTAACCGTGAACACAAATAGTTAATTAGTTGTTGCTTGTATGATAAATATAGTACTCATGAAGCTACTTAATTTTAAGGATAATTTTAAGTTTTCTTCTCTCTAACATTCTTCTCTCCAAATTTTGTTGCTTTATTCTAATTATTTGAATGTGTTCTTGTTTGACAGTTGACTGAACAAAAATTGACGAGAAGGAAGGTATAAACTTTTCTTGTTTGAGGTTACTTGTTTGTTAGAGTTACTTGCTTGTTTGAGGTTACTTGCTAAGATTAAAGCCTCGCTATATGTATTTATTGCTGCAAATCAATGGCTTATTGAATTCTATTTTTGGCTGCAGTTTTTCTCATCAAATGGTTTTCCTTGCCCAAGTCTCTAATTTACAATGTTCTCTTTTCCTCGTGCTCTCTCCTACCAGGGAGCTAGCTCAACAAGTATGCTTCTTATCTTTTAATGCATAGGTTGTTGTTTCATTGATTTTAGGCTCTTTATCTTTCAAAACCAGTGTCGCACTTTGCCTATTGCTTAGTTCATTGAGATGCAGCATTACTGCATTACATTCAAATCTGTTTTGACAATAATAGATATTTCAATGTGTGTGGTAGCTTTGATTAAGTGTCTGCCTAAATGGAGTTATTCCTACTTAGTCAAAGGACTAAAATAAACATTACCTCCTTGTTATTcacatataattttatatatttgatGCAGCTTAATATTGATTAGTAATTTAGAATAGAAGCTTCTCTTTTCAATTAAGTTACTCAACTTCCCTTGAAATTTGATTATGCAGGGTCCATGCCTAAGCAAAGTGGGCACTactgtttcttttatttagtgaTGGCACTACtgtttcttttatctcttttcCGTTCTTACTTTTCAGTGGGTTTGGTATGAATGTGAATATGatctttgcttctttttttttttctctcttggtTCTTCAGGAATCCGACAATATCAGAGGGTGAAAACCAACGAGAGGTACTCTGCAGTTCTAAtctgatcaaggcactcattttaTGTGAACTGTTTCAAACACTTCTAAAACTCTGCAGATTTGTGTTAGTTCCATTTTTCTTGAAGGTGAGGATATAAATATGAGCATTTCACAGGCTGCTGATTCTATTGGTTTGAAAGAGATACCAAGATATGAAGTTAAAATTATTGAGGAGGATGACTGGATGAAAGGAGCTCAG
The DNA window shown above is from Arachis ipaensis cultivar K30076 chromosome B08, Araip1.1, whole genome shotgun sequence and carries:
- the LOC107612972 gene encoding uncharacterized protein LOC107612972 — protein: MFSFPRALSYQGASSTRSMPKQRIRQYQRVKTNESSIFLEGEDINMSISQAADSIGLKEIPRYEVKIIEEDDWMKGAQFGAAFAIGVDIDSQAIASASENATLNNIIPDKLQLHLIASQTSSSCRDDWPSRVVE